A segment of the Promicromonospora sukumoe genome:
ATCACCTGACCTTTTGCCGATCACCCTGATCCCGGGTCGGCCTCGGCTAGCGGGGGAGCGGGCCCGTGTAGTCGGCGCGCGAGCGCTCGACGTCGTCCATGTGCGCGTCGCCCCACTCGCCCAGCGCCGCGAAGACCGCCTGCAGGCTGCTGCCCAGCTCCGTGATCTCGTACTCCACGCGCGGCGGGACCTCCGCGTAGATCCGCCGCTGGACCAGGCCGTCGCGTTCGAGCTGGCGCAGGCGCTGGGTCAGCACCTTCGGGGTGACCCCGATGCGCCGCTCCA
Coding sequences within it:
- a CDS encoding winged helix-turn-helix transcriptional regulator yields the protein MPNATPARRPGPSTWCPQPEDDPATACPISPVVDLVFSRWTTPILWVLQAHGTQRFVELERRIGVTPKVLTQRLRQLERDGLVQRRIYAEVPPRVEYEITELGSSLQAVFAALGEWGDAHMDDVERSRADYTGPLPR